ATCAACCGCATGCGCCCATCGCGAGTCCTGCCCAGGTTTAACAGGGCTTGGTGAGTGGCGGTGGCGCCTGCGCTGCTGACCCGCCTCCCCAAAGAGAGCGTCGCCGACAAAGAGCTTTCGGCACTCCTGGCAGGTAACCAACTCGTTCCCATTGTGCACAACACCACGTATGAAGCTCTCCGCAATGTCAGCCCCTTGCTCGCCTCCCGAAGCGGCTTGGACACTGCCGAAGATTCAATGGCGGTGGTGGCAGCAAAAGTCGCCGAGCTGGTCGCGCTCTAGCTCTATTGCCCACACAGGTTCGCCATTCAGATGCGGCTGTTCGGAAAATGGTCGACGATTGGTGGAGCTGACTTAGCATGGCCACTACCCCTAAGAGCGAAGCGATTCGTATATCTCGAGTTTTGGAGCAGGTGTTAGGGGGTGACCGTTTTCCGGTCGATGTGAGAGCATTAGCGCTCGAGTGGTCGTCGCAGACCTGTCCTGATCAGCCAATTCTGGCTATCAAAACAGTTCCGCTACCCTCGTTCGAGGGGATGCTAGCCAAGAGTCCGAAGGGCAATGGATGGATGATCGGCGTTAACGAGGACGTTGAGTCGGAAGGCCGGATTCGCTTCACCATTGCCCACGAGTTTGGGCACTACATGCTCCATCGCGAACGCCAATCTCGCTTCAATTGCTCAAATCAAGACATGCACTCCTGGGATCCCCATGGACGTGATATTGAGGTTGAAGCCGATACCTTCGCATCGTATTTGCTGATGCCGCTCAACGATTTCCGGGCACAGGTAGATGGGCATCCGTTCTCGATGGACTTGCTTCGCCACTGTGCAGATCGATACGGTGTTTCAGTCACCGCAGCCGCCTTAAAATGGCGTGAGGTAGCACCGGGTAGAGTTATCGTCCTATCAGCCAAAGACGGCTTCCTTGACTGGTCCTGCTCAAACGAGCGGGCATTCCGATCTGGTGCTTACTTCGCCACTCGGAACGAAACCATTGAACCTCCCGCTCAGTCAGTACTGAACAATGCGGTGCGATCAGCGACTGGAACGTCCTGTATCATTCCTGCGAACGCCTGGCTTTCGCGAGAATCAGCAGAGCTTGAAATTGAAGAACATGCCTTTGTAATCGAGGGTAGTGGATTCAATTACACGCTAGGAGTTTTGATCCTACCTGACATCGAAAGACATCTTATGGACGAAGATGAGCTGCTATCGCCGTTAACTGGAATCCCCTCGTTTCGATAAAGGTATAGGCTTCGCCGGCTATAAGCGAATGACCGCTTCTGGCCGGTTTCAGTCGGTCGCAACAAGCTGAAATTGCCCAGAAGCAGCCCCTACCATCCGACTATTGTCGGGCCAAACCGAACACTAGTGTTTTGAGCTCAAGCACGTCCCGTTAGGGCCGTAGCGCCTGCACCGAATTGTTCGGCTTTACCATACGAAGCGTACTGAAACCTTTAGTACACGTGAACGTCGTAGCCTAGCGCCCTTAACCCCTTACTGGTTCTGCCATTACGTGGCGGGCACAACTCGGGGCGAGCCCATCCTGCAAGTTCTGCGATTTGATTGTTTCCAAAATGAGGGAATCTTCTTGCTGAGCTATGCACCACCTCAAACAGTCTTGCCGGAATGTCATTTGGAGAACCGCCATCAAGCACAAAGGCTAAGAGGTCTAAGACTGTTTCACCCCTTTCATTTTGCTGGCTAAACAGCAGCTCGGCGAATGCCTTGACACGCTGCGCCTCAGTAACGTCCTGCACGCCCCTCAAACCTAACTCCTCAAGCCTCATACGACGCACATGGTCTACGGTCGAGTGGTTGGCATGCAGAACCTCAAAGAACTCCTCTAGAGAAAGAGACCTTACCTTGTTCTTTTTTAGATGACGACGTATGACAGGGGCTCGGACGTGGCAGTTCACGTCTTCACTGGACGGAGGCGCGTCCAGTTCAGACCACCACTTTAGCGCAGCTAGCATGCTTGCGGCTGGATCTTTCCTATTTTTCTGATAGTGCTCATCAAATGGATGACGAACTCCATCAACCACTTTGTTGTAGTAAAAGGCGTGCAAAAACTGGTCTGCTTGCCAAGCCGCAGGCACATCTTGACTGAGCCACCTTGGACGGTAGTCCGGGGCTCTATCAGCAATATCTCTCAAAACGGAGAGGCCGTTGCGCCATTCCTTAATGAAAGATTCCTTGCGAATATCAAGCGCTTTATCGGAGCTCGTAAAGGCGGGGCCCTCCCACTTCTTAATGCTCCTCAAACGCTCCGCCCCGTGCTCAATTTTTTGCAGGTCTTTTTCTCTGAACCTAAGAATTCTCTCCTGTTCCTGGATTATTTCTTCCGTCAACTGCTGTGCTGCATCGCAAGAAATCAAGGATTCAAAGAACCCCTCTATCTCAGCTATACCTCCATTGGCCTCTAGATCCTGCTCCGGGATAAATACGCCAAATTCAATATTAGTAACCCAAGCACGCTCGGTGAGGTTTGCGGAGCCAATATATACGCCATAGTTCTTCCACCAAATTACCTTTGCGTGAAGAACATCCGGAATAAGGATGCAGAAGATGTTTTTTCCGCTGTTTCGAAGCAAGAGTCTAAGGAGACGAGGATCTACCGGAACTGTATGGTCATATCGCATCCATATGTCGAGCCTACGCCCGTGCTCCACACAATTTTCCACGAGAGTAGTTCCATCACTCCCGTAAGCAATGGCTGCGCGAACCCAATCAACTTGAACACTTTCGTCGGGAAGCACATTTCTGAGAAAGTTTCCATTCAGTTTGTTTGCGTAGAACTTCATTTTTTCTTCCATGGCAAGATGCTGCTGTGTGCCGAGTGCTCAAGCTAAAAGAGCCGACAGACCAGCCCCGAGGGTACGAAGTCGTCGGCAGTGTGTCTATGTTCGGTAGAGGTTTAGCGTCTCCGTCCTGAATGACCGCTTCTGGCCGATTCTGTTGAAAAAGTCGACTTCTGTTTCTACGGCAGAAAAGTACGCGTTCGAGATTGAAATTCGTGCGTTGCGCAGAAGGTTCAAGGCTCAGATTTGACGTAGCGGTGTGCAAAAATGGCATTTTCACCGTTCGATAAATGGGTAGCTCGGCCGGGTCGACTTTTTCAACACAATCGGCCGATAGCTGCCTGTGAGGTGAACCGATCTGGTCCCCGAATTCACCTCAACATGACTGTCGACTGGCCTTTTGTGTGCGATCGGTTAACCGATGTCCAATTTCTTCAATCGCGCCATGCCTTGTTTGATATGGCCGGCGTTTTCACCCATGGTCCACAGTGCTCCACGGACATTTCCGCCCACTTCCTGCGCCCCTTGCTCCTCAACCAGGAGGGTCAGCTCCATAATGGCTGCCTGCAGAGCCTGCTGGTTTTCGTACAGCCTTTCCAGTACATCCGATAGTGAATAATCACTCGGCATGACCTCGACTCCTTTCAAGAAAAAACACAAGCATAGTACCGGCTGTGCCAATGTGAGGTAGTAATTACAGCTTGCTTAGAAATTGCTACCAAGCGAAGAATTTGCAGCGGTCTAGCCAGTCTGGCTGGGGCGTTGGAGGACTGTTAGACCCAATCCATCATGGTGGCTAGCACTGGGAGGCCAGTGGTGCATGGGGCAAAAATGGGGCAAACCGTACGCCAAACCATGCCATTCAACCCTTTACCTGGACTGTTTGTTTCCCCGGAGAAACCCCGGCCAGAAACGACAAAAATCTACATCGTTCCCTTGGCGACCGGGCCGCACACGGTCCTTCGCAGACATTGATACCATTTATGAATGGCTGGCGCGAGGAAGTCCCGAGTGAGCGCATTGTTATGTTTTTACTCAAGGTAACCACTTAACTGACTTGCGAGTTTTTTAAGCGATTTGGATTCTTTATAAAAACTTACTCTCAAGCCATCTTTAGTCGCCGAAATTTCTTTAATACGCCTTGATACAGTTTCTGGGAGTGCCTTTAAGTCAGTGGCATAAAATGATTTGCCTTTCCTTATTAGGAGGCCATCTTTAATTAGTTTGTCGAAATCGATCGCCTCAGCAAAGGCTTGTGCTGACTTAGCGATTTCTCTTGCCATTTCTTTATTGTCCATATGTGGCCTTCGATAAATATAACGTTAGACTTAGGCCCCGGCTAAACCCGGTTCCAGAGAGTGATTTAACCTTGGTTAAGCACTGTCAATGTAACACTCCACAAGCTTCCAGCGATTTTTCGGATTGAGTTTTCAAGGCGATAATAGTTGCTTGTAGTTTGCTGTGGTCTGGATTCGGTTGTTCGAACTCATACAGTTCCTTGCCTGCAATAGTTGCACGCAGCGCATTCAAGACCCCTGCGCATTCTGCGTCCGCCTGGCGCTCAATGGTCTCTTTCTGGCGCTCAATGATTTGAAGAAATATGTTCGCAGCAAGAAGAGAGAACGCGAAAGCCATGAATACTATTGTGTATCGGAGGATTGCTTGCCGGGGTGTCGTTCTTCGTTGTTCGGTCTGGATCATCCTGAATGCCAGTATTAGCATGACGCCGGAAAGGCCAGGGGCCCCATACTGGAGTGCTGTCAGCAAATTCATCAGGATTCCCCTTAGTGTTGCTTATTAGTACGCAGCAAGAAGTGAGCATGGATGACGGCAAGCCCACACTACTGTGAGGATTCAGCGTAGCAGGTCAACGCCATCTATTTGCCTCTAGTTTGTCCGCTCTTGGCCGTTTTTTGCCGGTCTTCACTGTGGGAATACTGGTGAGTTTCGATGCATTCGGGTGGTTCGGCGGCGGCATTTCGTACCTAAGCGCGCAGCTTACGCTGCGCGTAAAGCTTTAGGATTAAGTAAAGAAATGTTGTCCTTGCGGGTGATTTATGCATTTAGAGGAAGGATTCCTTTCCCTTAGAGCTGATATTTAAGTGCAAAGTGGAGAAACAATGCGACGCATCAACCAGCGCGCGATGAGCCGCGTCGTCATTTGGTTTCTCAGTATCACGAGTAGTCGAAGTCGACCCAAAGAGATGGTGGCGACAGGCAGAAATCGGCTGTCAATCTCATCTGCTCTGAGCGAATACGT
This genomic stretch from Pseudomonas wuhanensis harbors:
- a CDS encoding ImmA/IrrE family metallo-endopeptidase; translation: MATTPKSEAIRISRVLEQVLGGDRFPVDVRALALEWSSQTCPDQPILAIKTVPLPSFEGMLAKSPKGNGWMIGVNEDVESEGRIRFTIAHEFGHYMLHRERQSRFNCSNQDMHSWDPHGRDIEVEADTFASYLLMPLNDFRAQVDGHPFSMDLLRHCADRYGVSVTAAALKWREVAPGRVIVLSAKDGFLDWSCSNERAFRSGAYFATRNETIEPPAQSVLNNAVRSATGTSCIIPANAWLSRESAELEIEEHAFVIEGSGFNYTLGVLILPDIERHLMDEDELLSPLTGIPSFR
- a CDS encoding phospholipase D-like domain-containing protein; the encoded protein is MKFYANKLNGNFLRNVLPDESVQVDWVRAAIAYGSDGTTLVENCVEHGRRLDIWMRYDHTVPVDPRLLRLLLRNSGKNIFCILIPDVLHAKVIWWKNYGVYIGSANLTERAWVTNIEFGVFIPEQDLEANGGIAEIEGFFESLISCDAAQQLTEEIIQEQERILRFREKDLQKIEHGAERLRSIKKWEGPAFTSSDKALDIRKESFIKEWRNGLSVLRDIADRAPDYRPRWLSQDVPAAWQADQFLHAFYYNKVVDGVRHPFDEHYQKNRKDPAASMLAALKWWSELDAPPSSEDVNCHVRAPVIRRHLKKNKVRSLSLEEFFEVLHANHSTVDHVRRMRLEELGLRGVQDVTEAQRVKAFAELLFSQQNERGETVLDLLAFVLDGGSPNDIPARLFEVVHSSARRFPHFGNNQIAELAGWARPELCPPRNGRTSKGLRALGYDVHVY